From the genome of Candidatus Zymogenus saltonus:
CGACGGGAGCGCCGTATCCGCCACCTACGGCGTCGCCATAAACACCCCCGCAACCCCGGACGGCAGGAGGGACGGGGAGGCCTTCAGCGACGCGACCCTCTCCCCGATTCAGGGGAGAGACAGGAAGGGCCCAACGGCCGTCCTGAAATCCGCCTCAAAGATAGACACCACCAAGACCTACAACCACCTCCTGAACCAGAAGTTCCCCCCCTCGGCCCTGGAGGGGGAGATGAAGGAGGTGTTTAAGTCGTACATCAGGACATGGGGAGAACTCGGGGTCAGCCACGTCCAGTTCAACGTGGTAGACAAGGAGACTCTTTTGGACGCCCAGGAGAATCCCGGAAAATACCAGGACCTCATCGTCAGGGTGGCGGGGTACAGCGCCTATTTCGTCGACCTGAGCCGCGGACTCCAGGATTCGATCATATCGAGGACGCAGCAGGCCTTCAGCTGATCCTCCCGGCATCGGATGCGCCCGAGAGATGGAGGGCCAACTTCATATCAAATGGGGGAGCTTTCCATCCGCCGGTCATCATTATCACCCCGAATTTCCTATTTCAATCGCCTTCCAATTGTCAATGAAACGAATCTTACAGGTCACACTTTCTTACAGGAGCTGACATGATGAAAAAGCTGTACATTTTATTTTTTCTCGTTATTTTTATCATTACCCTTTGCGCCCAAACAATGGCGGATGAGGCCGTAGGCTTTAAAGTCGTCACGGTTTCGGTTGGGGGCGAATATGAAATTTTATGCGGGGTATGGTACCCGGCCGCTGGAGGAAACGCCAGGGCTGCCTACGACTTCGGAAACGGCGCGGTTACGGGAAAGGCGATCAAAAACGCCGCCCCTAACAAAGATCTCGGCCCGCTTCCGATAATCGTATACTCCCACGGCTATTCGGGCTGCTCCCACTCGTCCGCCTTTCTTGTGGAGTCTCTTGCGGGGTCGGGATTCATCGTGATCGCCCCCGACCACACCGACGACCTGAAGGCGTGCAGCTTAAAGGAGGGCTTCGTAAGGGAGCGGGGATACGGATCCAAGCTCGCAAAAAGGGCGATACGATTAAGCCGGGCGCTCTCCAGCGGCGAATACGACACCGGCCACTTCAGATACAGGTACATGGAGGTGTCGGCCGCAATAGACTGGATAGTTAATGCGGGCGGTGATCCCGCGTCCCCCTTTTACGGCCTCGTGGACCCGGAAAAGATCGGGGCCGTCGGCCACTCCCTGGGGGCGTACAGCGTGCTTGCCGTATCGGGGGTAATCGATATCGCCCGCGATCCGAGGATCAGGGCGGTCGTTGCGATGTCGGGGCCGGGGGACAGGGTCTTTGCCTGCGACAAGATGACCGGTGTTAAGGTCCCCGCCATGCTGATGTACGGCGAAGACGAGAGGGGGCGAAAGGAAGAGGGATTAAACCTCCAGTATCGGTGTCTTGCTGAGCCGAAGTTCCTCCTTGTGATCTCGGGGGCGGATCACCTGACGTTTGCGGAGAGCAGTTTTAGGCGCAGAGACAGGGCCGCCGAGGAGAAGAGGCACACCGTTATAGCGAGGTACGTGGTTGTCTTCTTCGAGTATTTCATCAAGGGCCAAGAGGGGGCGAAGGGGGTGCTCAAAGTGCGGAATCCGGGCCTCGAACGGTACGATTTTAACTTTTGACATTTATCTCAAAGGAAAGTCGATCGATTCCAGACAAATCTCAAAAAAATTCCCTTAGGGGAGTTTACATATCCCCTCCATTAATGGTAGAATGCCCGAATTGTTCAGGGACCTATCTATAGCCAAGGATGTTTAGAAACAAGTCAAAAACAGGACTGCTAAAGAGGGATGCCGAAGGCGCCCCGGCTGGCGCCCTTGTCTTATCCGCGATCTTTATACTCATCCTGTTTTCCTTCGTCTCATGCTCCGGGGGAGGGGAGAAAGTCGAGGACACCGCCGGTTCCCCGGGCACGGAAACTGGATTGACTCCGGAGACGGGGGAAGGCAGCACAGGCAATATTGACGATATGGTCGATGTGGGAGTCTTGAAGGGGGAGGAACTCTCCGGCCTTCGGCTCACCGCAAAGACGAGGCTGACCTACCTTGTCAACGGCGCCGTTGAGGAGGCCGAGGAGGGATTCGTCGCAATCGACGGAAACAAGACAAGGTACGAGACGCCGAAGTGCGGGGAGCTTGGCTACAGCCACGTCACGGTCGACAGGGGGGACCTCAAGCTGACATTTGTCCTCATACCGGAGAGGAGACGTTACTTCGAGATCAAGAGAGAAACAGGGAACGAGCGAAACAAAGACAATGCCGGGGACTATTCATCTTCGGGCAAAACCCCTTCCGGCCAGAGCCTCATCTTCGGCGGGACACTTGAGCCGTTCGGCCCCTCCGCAAACGAGGTCTCGAGGAAGTCCCTCGGAGTCGAGGAGGTTCGGGGTTACGCCTGCGAGAAATTCAGGGTCAAGGAGGAGTTTCTCGACGGAAGCTTCACCCGCTACACCGAATGGCTGGCCGCGGACCTGAATCACCTCCCGATAAAGACGGAATACAGGCTCAAGGCGGGCTCCGACCTGTATATCACCAGGTGGGAGCTGATCGATATAAAGATGGGGGCACCCTCCCCCGATCTCTTCAACGTCCCCGATGGATACGTCAGGGTCAATAACATCTCCGAGGCGCTGAAGGAGGTAGCTCCCTGACGGATTTGATTGAAACCATTTACGGGTAATATTAACTATTAACTCTAAGACTTAAATCTTGATTTGAAAAACGGAGGCAACTTAATGGAAAAACTTATTGATTATCTCTCCCAGACTTATTTCGGCAACACCCTGGTTCAGTACCTATACTTCTTCCTTATCATCATCGGCTTCGCCATTCTGGCGAAGGCCATCTACTATACCTTCAAACACAAGATAAGTAAACTGACCAATAAGACAGACACGAAGCTGGACAATATGATAATCGATTTCATCGAGGAGCCGATATCCTTGATTCTTGTCGTTGTCGGTTTCTGGGTGGCCTTTAAGACCTTGAATCTATCTGAGGAATTCGAGAAATTCATATCCCAGGTTTTGACCATTATCTTTCTCCTGATAGTCACGTGGCTCGTGGTCAGGCTCGTGGACGTTGTGGTGAAGGGGTTTTTGTCCCCCCTCGTGGCAAAGTCGGAATCTAAGCTGGACGATCAGGTCATCCCGGTGATCTCCAACCTTGCGAAGATCGCCATCTGGATAATGGTGATTATCGTCCTCCTTTCCGAGCTCGGCTACGACGTCTTATCCCTGGTTACCGGCCTCGGCCTCGGCGGTGTGGCCATCGCCATGGCGGCCAAGGACACGATAGGCCACATGTTCGGCGGCTTCAACATCTTTATGAACAAGCCCTTTCAGATTGACGACGTCGTCCTCTTTAAAGGTACTGAGGGAACGATAGAGGAGGTCGGCCTGAGGATGAGCTCTCTCAGGACATGGGACGACACGAAGGTCTTTATCCCCAACAGCGAAATAGCGAACTCGGTGCTGGAAAACATATCGGCGAGAAAGGCGAAAAGGGTGGTAAGCAATATCCACGTCGCCGTGGACGTAAACGCCGCATCCATCGAAAAGGCAACGGATACGATAATCAAGACCGTAAAGAGCATAGACGGCATAACGGAGAACGTCCGGTGCGACTTCTACGACTATCTCGACTTCTCCCTCATCTTCAGGCTGGAATACTGGATCGAGCTTGACAAGGACTATTTCAGGATGCGCAACAAGGTGAACACCGAGACAAAGAAGGTATTGGAGAAGATGAAAATCAGGCTTTCACATCCCCCCGGAGCAAAGGCGTGAGGCTAATAGTTTCTAATGTGGGCCTTCTTCCTCCTGTAGTCGCTCAGGAAGTAGACGAACAGAGCCGCGAAGAGGAGGTCGACCGCGCCGAAGATGACAAGGATGAAGGTGAGTCCCCAGAAGAGTCCGGCGTAAACGAGGAAGATCCCGGCCCAGGCCCTTAGGGCGACCCCGAAGACCGGGATGTAGAATTTGTACCTCTCGTAGCTTACGTAAGGGAAAACGTATCCGAGGCCGATAAATACTGAAAAGACGCCGTTCACCTTGAGCCAAGCCATCTCCAAGGATTTATCCGGCGTCATCGGGAGGTTGGGGTCTATTGCGCTCATAAAAAGGTACAAAACGGCGTAAAGGAAAAATCCCGAAAGGCCCGCGAGAATGTCGTATGCGCCGGCGAAAAGTATAAAGAACCTGTAGGGACTGGATACGTATGGCGATTGCATAATGGATTAAGGATAGCATGGAGAATTTGGGGGCGCAAGAAAAATTGTCGCCCGGTCTCCCTTCCCCGAAAATTCAGGAAACAACGACCCGCTTAATAAGAGCGGATTAAACAGCCGATCTTACCCTACAATTGCAATATCAATTTTTTTTCAAAGGATTATTATGAAGGAACTGCTATTTAAAATGAGGCGTTTTTTTCTGATCGTATCCATCTTGGCATTCCTGATGCTCGTCTTTCTCGCATCATCGATAATCTTGGGGAGATGGGTATGCAAATCCAAACCCCCTAATTTTCTAGGAAACCACAAAAAGAACATCATGATGGTCAACGACGACGAAAAAATTATGGAGCCGTTCACCTTTCTCGTTGTCGGCGATATAGGATTAAAGAGACATTTTGTACACTTCATCGAGAATATCGAGTTCCACGAAACACCCGATTTCGGTTTTTTCCTGGG
Proteins encoded in this window:
- a CDS encoding mechanosensitive ion channel family protein, producing MEKLIDYLSQTYFGNTLVQYLYFFLIIIGFAILAKAIYYTFKHKISKLTNKTDTKLDNMIIDFIEEPISLILVVVGFWVAFKTLNLSEEFEKFISQVLTIIFLLIVTWLVVRLVDVVVKGFLSPLVAKSESKLDDQVIPVISNLAKIAIWIMVIIVLLSELGYDVLSLVTGLGLGGVAIAMAAKDTIGHMFGGFNIFMNKPFQIDDVVLFKGTEGTIEEVGLRMSSLRTWDDTKVFIPNSEIANSVLENISARKAKRVVSNIHVAVDVNAASIEKATDTIIKTVKSIDGITENVRCDFYDYLDFSLIFRLEYWIELDKDYFRMRNKVNTETKKVLEKMKIRLSHPPGAKA